The following are encoded together in the Hydractinia symbiolongicarpus strain clone_291-10 chromosome 14, HSymV2.1, whole genome shotgun sequence genome:
- the LOC130626153 gene encoding bifunctional 3'-5' exonuclease/ATP-dependent helicase WRN-like produces the protein SIGCCHLYVSGCASSSPLVLVVSPLISLIEDQVASANSLSALGLEASKLDIDCYKKICCGEYNILFGTPESWLDNLKWREFLLSKYVVDVCLVVDEVHKVTWGVAANRIDEPFHEAFGRISEMRSICRQKLPVLALSATVDVDLTQLIVSSCDLSKDLNIISTCSYRKNIRLTIIDIRDRENVESLRWCGTSIVEPVMALIWILNSLVSDCNFVI, from the exons TCTATCGGTTGTTGCCATTTGTATGTATCAGGTTGCGCATCTTCTTCACCTCTGGTTCTAGTTGTGTCTCCTTTAATTTCCCTGATAGAAGATCAAGTAGCTTCAGCAAATTCCTTGTCTGCTTTGGGATTAGAGGCTTCCAAGTTGGATATAGATTGTTATAAAAAGATTTGTTGTGGAGAGTACAATATTCTCTTTGGTACACCAGAGTCATGGCTTGATAATTTGAAATGGAGAGAATTTTTATTGAGTAAATATGTGGTGGATGTTTGTCTTGTGGTGGATGAAGTTCACAAAGTAACTtg GGGTGTAGCAGCAAACAGAATTGATGAACCGTTCCATGAAGCATTTGGCAGAATTAGTGAGATGAGATCAATTTGCCGTCAAAAATTGCCAGTGCTTGCCCTCAGTGCAACAGTTGATGTTGATCTTACTCAATTAATAGTCAGCAGTTGTGATTTGTCGAAGGATTTAAATATCATATCCACTTGTAGTTATAGAAAGAACATTCGTTTGACAATCATTGACATCCGTGATCGTGAAAATGTTGAAAGTTTAAGATGGTGTGGAACCAGTATAGTGGAACCAGTGATGGCTTTGATTTGGATTCTTAATTCCCTGGTGTCGGACTGTAACTTCGTAATTTAA